A window of the Tunturibacter empetritectus genome harbors these coding sequences:
- the typA gene encoding translational GTPase TypA: MSNSTAVAVKPIFNIAIIAHVDHGKTTLVDAMLRQSGTFRSNEAVTDRVMDSNDLEKERGITILAKNTALYYHDNKINIVDTPGHADFGGEVERALKMVDGVVLLVDASEGPLPQTRYVLSKALEAGLTPMVVINKIDRPDARPQEVLNEVYDLFIDLDADESVLDFPVLYTNGKLGTATNDLATPGTDLQPLFEQIVQTIPVSKGDPEGTLQILVTNLDYSDYLGRLAIGRVFNGTMRTGQEYNVAKIDGSFTKHKITKLFSFSGLKRTDIDETQVGDIVAIAGIPGIFIGESFCDLENPQPLPQITIDEPTIAIQFNVNNSPFAGREGKFVTSRNLRDRLDKELLTNVSLKMQDTGSPDSFKVLGRGELQLGILIEMMRREGFELMASRPEIVTKRIDDQLMEPVEHLSIDVPENFVGTVIERLGPRKGEMVKMINHGSGRVRMEFRIPSRGLIGLRSEMLTETRGTIIMNSILDGYVAYQGEIPQRQSGALISDRQGTTTAYALEGLQDRGVLFVSDGVEVYEGMVVGEHSRDNDLDVNCVREKKLSNMRASGSDDAVRLVPYKQLTLEQCIEFIADDELVEVTPKSLRMRKKVLQANRRPRKGGSE, translated from the coding sequence GTGAGCAACTCAACCGCAGTAGCCGTTAAGCCTATCTTCAACATCGCCATCATCGCCCACGTCGACCATGGCAAGACTACCCTCGTCGACGCCATGCTTCGGCAGTCCGGGACCTTTCGCTCTAACGAAGCCGTTACCGACCGCGTTATGGACTCTAACGATCTTGAAAAAGAGCGCGGCATCACGATTCTTGCGAAGAACACGGCCCTCTACTATCACGACAACAAGATCAACATCGTCGACACTCCGGGCCACGCCGACTTCGGTGGGGAAGTAGAGCGCGCCTTGAAGATGGTCGATGGCGTTGTTCTGCTGGTCGATGCCTCGGAAGGGCCTCTGCCCCAGACGCGGTACGTGCTTTCGAAGGCGCTCGAAGCTGGCCTCACGCCGATGGTTGTCATCAATAAGATTGACCGCCCTGACGCGCGCCCCCAGGAGGTTCTGAACGAAGTATATGACCTCTTTATCGACCTCGATGCGGACGAGTCTGTGCTCGACTTTCCGGTGCTCTACACCAATGGAAAGCTCGGGACCGCGACGAACGATCTCGCGACCCCCGGCACGGACCTTCAGCCTCTCTTCGAGCAGATCGTCCAGACCATTCCCGTGTCCAAGGGCGACCCCGAAGGCACCCTCCAGATCCTGGTTACCAACCTCGACTACTCCGACTACCTTGGTCGTCTCGCCATCGGTCGCGTCTTCAATGGCACCATGCGCACTGGTCAGGAGTACAACGTTGCCAAGATCGACGGCAGCTTTACCAAGCACAAGATCACCAAGCTCTTCAGCTTCTCTGGACTGAAGCGCACCGACATTGATGAGACGCAGGTAGGCGACATCGTGGCGATTGCTGGTATTCCCGGCATCTTTATCGGCGAGAGCTTCTGCGACCTCGAGAATCCGCAGCCGCTTCCGCAGATAACGATTGATGAGCCGACGATTGCTATTCAGTTCAATGTGAATAACTCTCCGTTTGCCGGACGCGAAGGCAAGTTTGTGACCTCGCGAAACCTTCGCGATCGGTTGGACAAAGAGCTGCTTACCAACGTGTCTCTCAAGATGCAGGACACCGGTTCGCCGGACTCCTTCAAGGTGCTGGGCCGCGGTGAACTTCAGCTCGGCATTCTCATTGAGATGATGCGTCGCGAAGGCTTCGAACTGATGGCCAGCCGTCCGGAGATCGTGACCAAACGCATCGACGATCAGTTGATGGAGCCGGTTGAGCATCTCTCGATCGACGTTCCGGAGAACTTTGTCGGTACTGTGATTGAGCGCCTTGGGCCGAGAAAAGGCGAGATGGTGAAGATGATCAATCACGGTTCAGGCCGTGTCCGTATGGAGTTCCGCATCCCCTCGCGCGGGTTGATTGGCCTGCGTTCTGAAATGCTTACCGAGACGCGTGGAACGATCATCATGAACTCGATTCTTGATGGGTATGTCGCTTATCAGGGGGAGATTCCGCAGCGTCAGTCGGGTGCTTTGATCTCGGATCGGCAGGGGACTACGACTGCTTATGCGTTAGAGGGTCTGCAGGACCGTGGCGTTCTGTTTGTTTCGGATGGCGTGGAAGTGTATGAAGGCATGGTAGTTGGCGAGCACTCGCGAGATAACGATCTCGACGTCAACTGCGTTCGCGAGAAGAAGCTTTCGAATATGCGTGCTTCGGGCTCGGATGATGCGGTGCGGCTGGTTCCTTACAAGCAGCTGACGCTGGAGCAGTGCATTGAGTTCATCGCGGATGATGAGCTGGTGGAGGTTACGCCTAAGTCGTTGCGGATG
- a CDS encoding winged helix-turn-helix domain-containing protein, with amino-acid sequence MADRAEGPGSIRFAPFELVLEPEELRRNGIRVKVSGQALQVLIVLASERGRLVTREHLHKVLWPETSFGDFEHGLNAAVNRLREILGDSAINPKYIETIPRQGYRFIAATKVEDEQVPPLPPIASTEPPRPPAKLPSRRWWIALAVAACILISLACIRLKARLEEASRLLRIQRLTVVPFTSLPGNVTSPAFSPDGSEVAFGWDGETNGAGYDLYVKAIGSENPLRITHHPSEKLSIAWSPDGRAIAISRVSKEGASGIFLVPPTGGPERKISSRSSTYWYGNELSWSPDGKYLAFTDHPETSYQSIMLYLLSMSTLKATPVTKDCKEAVLPSFSPKGELMAWVCADKWGSESLRLLNVGDGSTTELLKVHEMIGGVAWSRDGDSILYSSPLIGGGLWEVVLTHPERAQRLPIGHDVSDLTVSSSGHRLVYLQSSTNTNIWRLDLEASPVQAHKLIVSSAEQESASISPDGRRIAFESDRSGAIEIWVCDVDGSNVLQLTSFGVMSGTPRWSPDGGLTAFDSRYGGESNLYTVDPEGGVPAKLNIDIPDKSQPGWTPDGKWIYFTQGDDTGEPSIWKAPSQGGHAVQLASVPAATPLASPDGQYVYFYRKKRLWRMMPDGSSPEELKGMPELSFQGAEWFPSKAGIYFMTHANGKTTIELFDTSTQKVRPVFALEKAAPYWIGAMPVSPDGKWMLFPQIDGHSSNLMMIENMQ; translated from the coding sequence ATGGCCGACCGCGCAGAGGGTCCCGGCTCAATACGATTCGCTCCGTTTGAGCTGGTGCTCGAACCTGAAGAGCTGCGCAGGAATGGAATACGGGTCAAGGTGTCTGGGCAGGCACTTCAGGTCCTTATCGTTCTGGCCTCGGAACGTGGACGACTCGTCACTCGCGAACATCTTCATAAGGTGCTCTGGCCGGAAACGTCCTTTGGAGACTTCGAACACGGACTGAACGCCGCTGTAAATCGACTTCGAGAGATTCTCGGCGACTCCGCCATAAATCCTAAATACATCGAGACCATCCCGCGGCAGGGTTATCGGTTTATCGCTGCGACCAAGGTCGAAGACGAGCAGGTTCCGCCATTGCCGCCTATTGCTTCGACGGAACCTCCGAGACCACCTGCAAAGCTACCTTCCCGAAGGTGGTGGATTGCACTGGCCGTCGCTGCATGCATCCTCATCAGCCTGGCATGCATTCGACTTAAAGCCAGGCTTGAAGAAGCGTCGCGACTGCTAAGGATTCAGCGTCTCACAGTTGTTCCATTTACGTCACTGCCAGGCAATGTCACCTCGCCTGCCTTTTCCCCGGATGGAAGCGAGGTCGCATTCGGGTGGGATGGGGAGACCAACGGCGCAGGATACGATCTCTATGTGAAGGCGATCGGTTCCGAGAACCCTTTGCGCATTACTCACCACCCGTCCGAGAAACTTTCGATAGCCTGGTCGCCGGATGGGCGCGCCATCGCAATCAGCCGCGTTTCAAAAGAGGGGGCTTCCGGTATCTTTCTGGTTCCGCCGACCGGCGGCCCGGAACGGAAGATCTCTTCTCGAAGCTCCACGTACTGGTATGGGAATGAACTCAGCTGGTCTCCCGACGGCAAGTATCTTGCTTTCACGGATCACCCGGAAACCTCCTACCAGTCGATCATGCTCTATTTGCTTTCGATGAGCACATTGAAGGCAACGCCAGTGACAAAGGACTGTAAGGAAGCCGTCTTGCCTTCCTTTTCCCCAAAAGGCGAACTTATGGCATGGGTTTGTGCGGATAAGTGGGGAAGCGAGTCGTTACGACTCCTGAATGTGGGCGATGGAAGCACCACAGAGCTACTGAAGGTGCATGAGATGATCGGCGGCGTCGCCTGGTCGAGAGATGGCGACAGCATCCTTTACAGCTCCCCCTTGATTGGAGGTGGTCTTTGGGAAGTCGTTCTCACTCACCCGGAGCGCGCGCAAAGACTACCGATTGGACATGACGTTTCGGATCTAACCGTGAGTTCGTCCGGCCATCGCCTTGTCTATCTGCAAAGCTCCACCAACACCAACATCTGGCGGCTTGATCTCGAAGCATCTCCAGTGCAAGCGCACAAGCTAATCGTCTCCTCGGCAGAACAGGAATCAGCCAGCATCTCGCCAGATGGCAGAAGAATAGCGTTCGAGTCCGACCGCAGCGGAGCCATTGAAATTTGGGTCTGCGACGTCGACGGATCCAACGTCCTCCAACTGACCTCCTTCGGTGTTATGAGTGGCACACCGCGCTGGTCTCCCGACGGAGGTCTAACCGCTTTTGACTCGCGATACGGCGGCGAATCCAATCTCTACACGGTCGATCCGGAGGGAGGCGTTCCGGCCAAGCTCAATATCGACATACCCGACAAATCTCAGCCAGGCTGGACGCCAGACGGTAAGTGGATCTACTTCACACAGGGTGATGACACCGGCGAGCCCTCCATCTGGAAAGCGCCGTCGCAGGGTGGCCACGCTGTACAGCTTGCGAGTGTCCCAGCAGCCACGCCTCTGGCCTCACCTGACGGTCAGTATGTTTACTTCTACCGAAAAAAGAGGCTCTGGCGAATGATGCCGGATGGCTCTTCGCCCGAAGAGCTAAAAGGTATGCCGGAGCTAAGCTTCCAGGGAGCCGAATGGTTTCCCTCCAAAGCAGGAATCTATTTCATGACCCACGCGAATGGGAAGACGACGATCGAGCTGTTCGACACCAGTACCCAAAAGGTTCGCCCTGTCTTCGCGCTCGAAAAGGCTGCTCCCTATTGGATCGGCGCAATGCCGGTCTCTCCGGATGGGAAGTGGATGCTGTTCCCACAAATCGATGGGCATTCCAGCAATCTGATGATGATTGAAAACATGCAGTAG